A genomic segment from Hippoglossus stenolepis isolate QCI-W04-F060 chromosome 3, HSTE1.2, whole genome shotgun sequence encodes:
- the inka2 gene encoding PAK4-inhibitor INKA2 isoform X2, with protein sequence MKEAGDGLHAQMNSMMGALQELKLLQVQTALDNLDISGRPINRGIPHPAPSAAPNASAAATPASEKDNGSCFSQSLPLEPSPSPMSSPRMSLESRNTFSRDGPSRSSMGTSSSSASSLQSEAERNSITARNENDLVSIPKRWSGYMAPQVDFYGPMVGNPPPGPYPQPQAHAQAHAQAHAQAVDLPGILYSLSREGPSLDSDYSQDSTDDPSDWTSSLMSRSRNRQPLVLGDNVFADLVGNWLDLPEVEREEVEEEERRKRREERTADGEADRPDTPAHPLRLSRSQEICRKFSLTTNIFKKFLRSVRPDRDKLLKERPGWMAPEQPEGDLFKRPKKVVPKNSKGSFYLPFWANGQQGKGRPCPHQAEAERIHQHHFPHFCQQPFAGIYLDRRQPETGLDKMQPLFDYNTAVWV encoded by the coding sequence ATGAAAGAAGCCGGAGATGGCCTCCACGCTCAGATGAATTCCATGATGGGAGCCCTCCAGGAACTCAAGCTCCTCCAGGTTCAGACAGCTCTCGACAACCTCGACATCTCAGGTCGGCCCATTAACCGAGGGATACCACATCCAGCTCCATCGGCTGCTCCTAACGCATCAGCTGCAGCAACTCCAGCTTCAGAAAAGGATAACGGGTCCTGCTTTAGCCAGAGCCTGCCACTGGAGCCCAGCCCAAGTCCAATGTCAAGTCCAAGGATGTCTTTGGAGAGCAGAAACACCTTCAGCAGGGATGGCCCAAGCAGAAGCAGCATGGGAACCTCGTCTTCCTCGGCATCCAGTCTGCAgagtgaggcagagagaaacTCAATAACAGCAAGAAATGAGAATGACCTTGTGTCAATACCCAAGCGTTGGTCAGGATACATGGCCCCCCAAGTGGACTTCTACGGACCGATGGTGGGAAACCCCCCACCAGGGCCCTACCCTCAACCACAGGCTCATGCTCAGGCTCATGCTCAGGCTCATGCTCAGGCGGTGGATCTGCCTGGCATCCTGTACAGTCTCTCCAGGGAGGGCCCTTCGCTAGACAGCGACTACTCCCAGGACAGCACAGATGACCCCAGCGACTGGACCTCCTCGCTCATGAGCCGTAGCCGCAACCGTCAACCGTTAGTGCTGGGCGACAACGTCTTTGCCGACCTAGTGGGTAACTGGCTGGACCTGCCcgaggtggagagggaggaggtggaagaagaggagaggaggaagaggagagaggagaggacagcagATGGTGAAGCAGACAGACCGGACACCCCTGCTCATCCTCTCCGCCTCAGCCGCTCGCAGGAGATCTGCAGGAAGTTCTCCCTCACCACAAACATCTTCAAGAAGTTCCTGCGCAGCGTTCGGCCCGACAGGGACAAGCTGCTCAAGGAGAGGCCTGGCTGGATGGCTCCCGAGCAGCCAGAGGGCGACCTCTTCAAAAGACCCAAAAAAGTGGTTCCTAAGAATTCGAAAGGCAGCTTCTACCTGCCGTTCTGGGCAAACGGACAGCAGGGCAAAGGCAGGCCGTGTCCACATCAAGCAGAAGCAGAGAGGATCCACCAACATCACTTCCCCCACTTTTGCCAGCAGCCATTTGCAGGGATTTATTTAGACAGGAGACAGCCAGAGACTGGTCTGGACAAAATGCAGCCCTTGTTTGACTACAACACAGCTGTGTGGGTCTGA
- the inka2 gene encoding PAK4-inhibitor INKA2 isoform X1, whose amino-acid sequence MEQQQQQQQQQQLSKPESKNMDACLRRLKQEVLSMKEAGDGLHAQMNSMMGALQELKLLQVQTALDNLDISGRPINRGIPHPAPSAAPNASAAATPASEKDNGSCFSQSLPLEPSPSPMSSPRMSLESRNTFSRDGPSRSSMGTSSSSASSLQSEAERNSITARNENDLVSIPKRWSGYMAPQVDFYGPMVGNPPPGPYPQPQAHAQAHAQAHAQAVDLPGILYSLSREGPSLDSDYSQDSTDDPSDWTSSLMSRSRNRQPLVLGDNVFADLVGNWLDLPEVEREEVEEEERRKRREERTADGEADRPDTPAHPLRLSRSQEICRKFSLTTNIFKKFLRSVRPDRDKLLKERPGWMAPEQPEGDLFKRPKKVVPKNSKGSFYLPFWANGQQGKGRPCPHQAEAERIHQHHFPHFCQQPFAGIYLDRRQPETGLDKMQPLFDYNTAVWV is encoded by the coding sequence cTGTCCATGAAAGAAGCCGGAGATGGCCTCCACGCTCAGATGAATTCCATGATGGGAGCCCTCCAGGAACTCAAGCTCCTCCAGGTTCAGACAGCTCTCGACAACCTCGACATCTCAGGTCGGCCCATTAACCGAGGGATACCACATCCAGCTCCATCGGCTGCTCCTAACGCATCAGCTGCAGCAACTCCAGCTTCAGAAAAGGATAACGGGTCCTGCTTTAGCCAGAGCCTGCCACTGGAGCCCAGCCCAAGTCCAATGTCAAGTCCAAGGATGTCTTTGGAGAGCAGAAACACCTTCAGCAGGGATGGCCCAAGCAGAAGCAGCATGGGAACCTCGTCTTCCTCGGCATCCAGTCTGCAgagtgaggcagagagaaacTCAATAACAGCAAGAAATGAGAATGACCTTGTGTCAATACCCAAGCGTTGGTCAGGATACATGGCCCCCCAAGTGGACTTCTACGGACCGATGGTGGGAAACCCCCCACCAGGGCCCTACCCTCAACCACAGGCTCATGCTCAGGCTCATGCTCAGGCTCATGCTCAGGCGGTGGATCTGCCTGGCATCCTGTACAGTCTCTCCAGGGAGGGCCCTTCGCTAGACAGCGACTACTCCCAGGACAGCACAGATGACCCCAGCGACTGGACCTCCTCGCTCATGAGCCGTAGCCGCAACCGTCAACCGTTAGTGCTGGGCGACAACGTCTTTGCCGACCTAGTGGGTAACTGGCTGGACCTGCCcgaggtggagagggaggaggtggaagaagaggagaggaggaagaggagagaggagaggacagcagATGGTGAAGCAGACAGACCGGACACCCCTGCTCATCCTCTCCGCCTCAGCCGCTCGCAGGAGATCTGCAGGAAGTTCTCCCTCACCACAAACATCTTCAAGAAGTTCCTGCGCAGCGTTCGGCCCGACAGGGACAAGCTGCTCAAGGAGAGGCCTGGCTGGATGGCTCCCGAGCAGCCAGAGGGCGACCTCTTCAAAAGACCCAAAAAAGTGGTTCCTAAGAATTCGAAAGGCAGCTTCTACCTGCCGTTCTGGGCAAACGGACAGCAGGGCAAAGGCAGGCCGTGTCCACATCAAGCAGAAGCAGAGAGGATCCACCAACATCACTTCCCCCACTTTTGCCAGCAGCCATTTGCAGGGATTTATTTAGACAGGAGACAGCCAGAGACTGGTCTGGACAAAATGCAGCCCTTGTTTGACTACAACACAGCTGTGTGGGTCTGA